The following coding sequences lie in one Salipiger sp. H15 genomic window:
- a CDS encoding LysR family transcriptional regulator: MLHSRMLTYLDEVARAGSVRKAAERLNVSPTAVNRQVLLLEEAMGEPLFQRLPRGMKLTAAGEVVIEHVRRTMRDYRRISERLETMRGLGGNEVRIATMNGLVSGAVPRVLQEFAADHPHVRVSCRTAFIRDIVQQVLDGESDIGLGYNLPQDPQLTVHRSYEAPLGVVVSPDHPLARRGQLRPSDCLPYPLILPDETLRMHRVIRDCFLAAGAEIRPSYQTNSIDMMRQMALTSDGLCFLPAFDVAPELAERRLVHIPLADRAMAANRLMLMTRRGQVLGPVTLTFMDRLMQYLDACD; the protein is encoded by the coding sequence ATGCTGCATTCGCGTATGCTCACCTATCTCGACGAGGTCGCCCGCGCCGGCTCGGTGCGCAAGGCGGCCGAGCGGCTGAACGTCTCGCCCACGGCGGTGAACCGGCAGGTGCTGCTGCTCGAGGAGGCGATGGGCGAGCCGCTGTTCCAGCGCCTGCCCCGCGGCATGAAGCTGACCGCCGCCGGCGAGGTGGTGATCGAGCACGTGCGCCGCACCATGCGCGACTACCGGCGGATCTCAGAGCGGCTCGAGACCATGCGCGGGCTCGGCGGCAACGAAGTACGCATTGCCACGATGAACGGGCTGGTCTCGGGCGCAGTGCCGCGGGTGCTGCAGGAGTTCGCCGCCGACCATCCGCACGTGCGGGTGAGCTGCCGCACCGCCTTCATCCGCGACATCGTCCAGCAGGTGCTCGACGGGGAATCCGACATCGGGCTCGGCTACAACCTCCCCCAGGACCCGCAACTGACAGTCCACCGCAGCTACGAAGCACCGCTCGGCGTGGTGGTCTCGCCCGACCATCCGCTGGCGCGGCGTGGACAGCTGCGGCCCTCGGACTGCCTGCCCTACCCGCTGATCCTGCCCGACGAGACGCTGCGAATGCACCGGGTGATCCGCGACTGTTTCCTCGCTGCCGGGGCCGAGATCCGGCCGAGCTACCAGACCAATTCCATCGACATGATGAGGCAGATGGCGCTCACCTCTGACGGCCTGTGCTTCCTGCCCGCCTTCGATGTCGCACCGGAACTGGCCGAGCGGCGGCTGGTCCATATCCCGCTAGCCGACCGCGCCATGGCGGCGAACCGGCTGATGCTGATGACCCGGCGCGGTCAGGTGCTGGGGCCAGTGACGCTGACCTTCATGGACCGGCTGATGCAGTATCTCGACGCCTGCGACTAA
- a CDS encoding DUF6635 family protein: protein MTTALLTICFEAWLFHRLTPGMLSLAPALAATYALDAATGNFPLGRGLGALWYGAFPVGASPLAIVTIALMLIVTAAIVTAFAGILADPVQTRLGVHQARLRRLVTAVERDMSGSDSVTFAAREHLYARVFAIADIAGGLFRHFR, encoded by the coding sequence ATGACCACGGCACTGCTGACGATCTGTTTCGAGGCGTGGCTGTTCCATCGCCTTACGCCGGGCATGCTGTCCCTGGCGCCTGCGCTGGCCGCCACCTACGCTCTGGACGCTGCGACCGGGAACTTCCCGCTCGGGCGTGGATTGGGCGCGCTATGGTATGGCGCGTTCCCTGTCGGCGCCTCGCCTTTGGCCATTGTCACGATTGCGCTGATGCTGATCGTCACGGCGGCCATCGTCACGGCCTTTGCCGGCATCTTGGCCGATCCCGTCCAGACACGGCTCGGTGTTCACCAGGCACGTCTGCGTCGGTTGGTCACCGCGGTGGAGCGGGATATGTCGGGGTCGGACTCGGTGACCTTCGCGGCGCGCGAACACCTCTATGCGCGGGTCTTCGCCATCGCCGATATCGCCGGCGGACTGTTCAGGCACTTCCGCTGA